The following nucleotide sequence is from Cicer arietinum cultivar CDC Frontier isolate Library 1 chromosome 2, Cicar.CDCFrontier_v2.0, whole genome shotgun sequence.
GCTACAATACCAACTATCAAAATTGATATGGATAGGAAAATGAAACAAAGGCAACCATTAAGCTGGGATGTGGTATTTGAACgataaaaaatacaacaaaaataaagagaaaagcAAAAGCTTACCCCAGAATTTTGCATCTTCCATAAGGATTCTCCACTTGTATCAATGACAATCATCACACCTAATATAGCTCTGGACAAGAATCTTCCATCAGGTtatcagaaaaataattttaaaatcagcAGCTAAACACTTGATAATTATTCGTAGATACAGATCAATGATCGAGTTCGAGTATCAATAATTTAAGGAATTCTTCAAAGCCAAAAATGGTGGGTATGATAAATTGGAACTTGAGTTCTATGTGCTTTTTACTTTCTGTATTTTCTTCCACAAAAATACTAAATATGTTATGCTGATGCAAAGTGTTTTGAAGTGCCAAGTAAACAATATTATTATGAGACTCTATATCATGATTGATTAGTTATCAGTTTTCATGAATTACAGGTTATTGTGAAGGGAACATTATCCTAGTGATGCTACAAACCTGTTTTCATTTAAACTTGGTTATTTGAACAGAGCATATTGCTCTGCATGAAGTATCTCAATATTTGCATTAGCACTTTATAAATTCAATTGTCTCTTTTTTAGCTGCTTGTTATTTACAAAGAAACTAGTTCTCATTATGTGGATATTTCTTGCATGCAAAACCAATAATGAAATTGGGAGCAGCAAATTATTAACAAGCTTCAAAGATCAGCTTTGTGTATACCTGCTTCTGCAAGTTGTGTGATTTTGACCCATAAAAAACAGAAGTTAATGTAATAATTTAGCTCAAACTAACAACAATTAACCACCACAATCACaaagaacaaaatataaaagtaacaaTCATTTTCGTCTCTAACTGTATGAGTTGCCGTCACCATTATCCTTGTCGGCGAGTGCTTCGATGGACTAGCACAACATATAGTCCATTGTGAACtagtacaaaaaaaaatcacttgaaACTCTAATGATGATCGACGACATTCCTCATAAGTAGAAGTTCACGGTCCCTCTTGTCCTTACGGTTGAGATAGTGACTAAATTAGTGTCAATTGAACAAATTCAGATTTGTGGGACACACATTCTTTTTCCTTTGATTTTATTGAAAGTGCGTCAATCAAGTCATTTTCTCAAAACGAATGGGGCCATGAACTTCTACTTCCATGAGACAACTTATGTCTGTCATTGGAGTTTTAACAATTTTCAAGTATCAGTCCACGATGGGCCACTTATCAAATAGTCCACCTTAAAATTTGTCTTGTCctttaacatttgaaaattacaaaacattattaaatGTTTCTCTTGTAAGTAATTTCACAGACCAAACTATCTAACGGAAAATACATTTGAAGCACCAAACAAATTAAGGAAAACAAGTTCAAGGATCCAACTAACTAACAAAAAGACACAATCAATTAtgcttttataattttgataaattttagaTATTATAGTTCTTTTAGACAGACAAATGTTAGTAAATTAACCGTTATGACCTCATTATAGTTCTTTTGTCGTTTTTTAGCTCACCAACTTAACTACCTACGGGGGACTCAAAGATTATAGCTATAGAGTATCTAACATATTTAAGGACTAAAATagtttactttaaaaaaaaatgcaaaccATTATTTTAATCCCTGAAAGTGTAAGGCATTGTCCCTTTGGTCTTTGACTCAGCAAAAACTCAAATTAGTCATCGATTTGTCAAAATGTCAATCAATTTAATCTCTGACTTTATAATGATCATGGACTATTTAGAAagtaaattgtatttttcatgAACTTTTATGATACATTATAATTTTCagaaactattttgataatCCAAAGactaatttgagtttttgaTTAAGTCCACCACTTTCAAGGACCCATAAAATGGTGGTTTggcaaaaataattaaaccaCAACAACAAAAGGAAAGTGAATTACGCTGCAAATCCAAGATTGAGAAGAGAAGATCTCGCCGTCAAAATCCGGAAAGCAAGTTCAAACTTTGACGCaaaaccaccaccaccaccaccgccACCAAACCCCGACCTAGTTTTATACTCATAGCTACGCCCACTTCTACCGTATCCATAACCATACTGAGAATAATACTTTCCATTACCACCACCACCACTTTGTTGACCGGAACGCCACCGGTAATTATAATCGGCGCGTTTCCGATCATCCATGAGAACTTCGTATGCTTCAGAAACCTGTTTGAATCGAAGTGTGGCGCTGTCTTTAACGGATTTCGGTGATTGGGAATGCTTATCTGGATGAAATTGAAACGCTAATTTTTTGAATGCTGCTTTAATTTCTTCCTTTGATGCTGTTTTGTGTAAACCTAGAACTTTGTAATGATCCATATTGTGTTTGTTTTGATTGGATATGAGAGGGGATGAAATTTgcttttaggttattttttgcTTTAGTTTCTCGGGTGAATTTTCTCGGGAAAGTGGTTGAGTGAAAATGGAAGAGAAGAATTTTCTCGACGTAGCTATTCATGGCGCGCAGAATTGAGTCGTGG
It contains:
- the LOC101514733 gene encoding chaperone protein dnaJ 72 isoform X2, encoding MDHYKVLGLHKTASKEEIKAAFKKLAFQFHPDKHSQSPKSVKDSATLRFKQVSEAYEVLMDDRKRADYNYRWRSGQQSGGGGNGKYYSQYGYGYGRSGRSYEYKTRSGFGGGGGGGGFASKFELAFRILTARSSLLNLGFAAAILGVMIVIDTSGESLWKMQNSGLVL
- the LOC101514733 gene encoding chaperone protein dnaJ 72 isoform X1, with amino-acid sequence MDHYKVLGLHKTASKEEIKAAFKKLAFQFHPDKHSQSPKSVKDSATLRFKQVSEAYEVLMDDRKRADYNYRWRSGQQSGGGGNGKYYSQYGYGYGRSGRSYEYKTRSGFGGGGGGGGFASKFELAFRILTARSSLLNLGFAAAILGVMIVIDTSGESLWKMQNSGKSFEEAMNTIEKAKAYKEDNINERP